TGCGCAAGAAAAAATGATATACTTAACATGGCAACAAATAAAAAGAAGAGAAAGTCATGAATACTCGCCTGTTTGTAGTTTTGGTAAGCGCTTTTTCATCCCCGGCTCTTATGGCAGCCCAATCGGGCAACTGGCAACCGGGCTTTAGTGGAGAGGTCTCTTTGCTAACCGGCTATTCTCAATCGAAATCACAATTCAATGCCGACTACAAACAAACCGATGCTTTGGACAGTGCTTCAAAAAGAAAAAGCAAGGCACTGTTTATGCCGCTATTTTCTCTCCAGTACACACTGAATGAAGGAGATAGTCAGTTCTATGTTGGTTCCGACAGAGCCGATGTTGCACTGGGTCGTTTTCATACCGAAATCGGCTATCGCCAGTCCTTGCAGGAAAATGGTGTTATTTCCGCCAGTATCATTCCCGGTGTTATACCGAATAAAACCTGGCAAGACCCTTTTGTTACTGGTCAGAAGAGAAAAGAAACCGATACCTATATTCAGGCATTGCGTTTTCAGTTTACGAATATCATGAATTCCGGCTTTTCCCTGGAGGTGGCCGGAGGCAAACAGAAGCTGGATAAGGAACGCAGTGGTCAGTCTGACTTTGATACAAGCACTCAAAAACAACTCAACAGGGAAGGTAATGTATATCTCGTTGAAGGTGCCTACCGATTCCCTGTCAGTCGGACACTGTTTGTGCGCACAGGCCTGAACCATACCCGGCTCAGTGCCGATGGCGATGCCATGTCTTATCAGGCCAACGCTCTTGAGCTGGGATTGTTCACCCGGTGGCAACAATCCTCCATGGCTTTTAACCTGAGTTACCAAGTGAGTCAGCACGACAAAACCAGCCCTGTGTTTGCCAAGAAACAAAAAGACCATGAGTGGGGGGCCTTTCTGGCTTATTCTTATGCCGAGCCTTTTGGCTGGAACAACTGGGAACTGGTTTCTCTCTCGGGATACAGCAGGAAAAACTCAAACATCGATTTTTATGATGAAGACTCATTAATGGTGAGTGTGGGTATGACCTATAAGTTCTGAGATACACGATTAAAAGTCTACCATTCGCCGAACGACGCTCGATTTGATCGATACATCATCAAATCGAGTGCACTGTGAGATACCAAAACTATTCAGACCACTGAAAATATTTTTATTGACTTGTTTAACTTAGTATATATGATTATACATATATTCGTATATCAACAAGATAGTAATGTTACCCCACGAATTTTTCAAAATGATGGCAGATGAAACCCGGCTTCGCTGCCTGTTACTGCTGAGTCGCAGTGAGCCCCTGTGCGTTCAGCAACTGGTCGAAGCACTGGATGAATCACAGCCAAAAGTTTCAAGACATCTCGCCCAGATGAGAACAATGGGTGTTCTGTCCACTCGCAGAGAAGGCCAGTGGGTCTATTATTCAGTATCAAAAGAGCTGTCAGGCTGGATGACAAAGGTCATTTCCAACCTTGGCCAGTCCAACTGTCTGAAGCAGGAATATCAGGAAGATATTAAACGATTGTCTTCCAGTTCCGGGACACCCTGCTGCTAACTGATATTTCAATTCTGATCACGCATTCTCTCAATTTATTTTTTCATAAACTCCTTCAAATATTCACTGGAGTACAGTTATGACAATTAAAGTTGGTATAAACGGTTTTGGTCGTATTGGTCGTCTGGCGCTGCGTGCCGCTTTTGACTGGCCTGAACTGGAATTTGTACAGATTAACGATGCAGCTGGCGATGCAACCACGCTGGCACACCTGCTGGAATTCGATTCGGTACAGGGTCGCTGGCACCAACAGACTCAGGCGGAAGACAATGCCATTCTCATCAATGGGAAATCCATCCGGTGTACGCAGGAACGCGACATCAGCGATGTTGACTGGTCCGGCTGCGACGTTGTCATTGAAGGTACCGGTGTTCATCGCAAGAAAGCTCTGCTGGAACAATACCTGGATCAGGGTGTTAAGCGTGTAGTTGTCACCGCACCGGTGAAAGAAGAAGGTGTTCTGAATGTAGTGATGGGTGTTAACGACCACCTGTACGACGCTGAACAACACCGAATTGTCACCGCCGCTTCCTGCACCACCAACTGTCTGGCACCGATTGTTAAGGTGATTCAGGAGAAACTGGGCATCGAGCGCGGTTCCATGACCACCATTCATGACCTGACCAATACCCAGACTATTCTGGACGCTCCTCACAAAGATCTGCGCCGTGCCCGCGCCTGCGGTATGTCCCTGATTCCAACCACGACCGGTTCTGCAACCGCTATCACAGAGATTTTCCCGGAGCTGAAAGGTCGCCTGAATGGCCATGCGGTACGTGTGCCTCTGGCCAATGCATCCATCACCGACATGGTCTTTGACGTTGCCCGCGACACCACCGCTGAAGAAGTCAATCAGCTGTTAAAAGACGCTTCTGAAAATGAGCTGAAAGGCATTTTGGGCTTCGAAGAAAAGCCACTGGTGTCCATCGACTACAAAGGCGATGAGCGTTCCACTATCGTTGATGCACTGAGCACCATGGTGGTTGATGGTCGTATGGTAAAAATCTATGCCTGGTACGACAACGAAATGGGCTACTCCGTTCGTACCGCTGAACTGGTGAAAAAAGTAGGAACCGCCTGAGATGAATCGCCTGCTGTCGTCGCTGAATCGTGATGTGCGCCAATACCTGCTGGTCACGTTCAACTACTGGAACTTCACCATCACCGATGGTGCATTGCGAATGCTGGTTGTACTGCATTTTCACGCGCTGGGTTACCAGTCGCTGGAAATCGCTATGCTGTTTTTGTTCTATGAGTTCTTTGGTGTCGTCACCAATCTGGTCGGAGGCTGGATCGGCGCCCGCATCGGGCTGAACCGCACCATGAATGTCGGTCTTGTCCTGCAGATTCTGTCTCTGTGCCTGCTGGCGGTACCCTCGCAATGGTTGTCGGTGCCACTGGTCATGTTTGCCCAGGCACTGTCGGGTATTGCCAAAGACCTGAACAAAATGAGTGCAAAGACGTCTATTAAAAAGCTGGTCTGTGGCGAACAGCAGGGGCGACTCTATAAATGGGTTGCTATTTTAACGGGTTCCAAAAATGCCCTGAAAGGTGCGGGCTTCTTTATAGGTGGTGCCTTACTGAGCCTGGCAGGTTTTCGCTTTGCAGTGCTTGCCATGGCTGCAGTGCTCGCCGTGGTTCTTTGTCTCAGTCTGCTGTGGCTGGACAAAGACATGGGCAAAGCCAAAAGCAAGGCAAAATTCAGCCATATTTTCTCGGGTCAGCGCAGCATTAACATTCTTTCCGCGGCCAGAATGTTTCTGTTTGGCTCAAGAGATGTCTGGTTTGTCATCGCACTGCCGGTTTACCTGTCCACAGTCTTCGACTGGAGCCACTCAGAAACGGGCGGCTTTATGGCAATCTGGGTCATTGGTTACGGTCTGGTGCAGGGTATTGCCCCTAAAATCACAGGCAATCAGGCGGGTCGATTGTCTGCCATTGTCTGGGCAGGGGTGTTACTGGGCGTATCTGTTTTCGTGGCACTGGGTGTTCAGTGGCAATGGCATCCCCAGTTTACCATTGTCGTTGGTCTGCTGGCGTTCGGAGCCGTGTTTGCCATTAACTCATCGCTACACTCTTACCTGATTGTCAGCTATGCCAGAGAAGACGGAGCTTCAATGGATGTGGGCTTTTACTACATGGCCAATGCCATGGGACGCCTGATCGGAACGGTTCTGTCCGGACTGATGTTCGGGATTGGCGGCTTAACGATCTGCCTCTGGATTTCCAGTCTGTTTATCGCCCTGACCGCTATTTTTTCTCTGGCATTGCCGGATCATCGTTCTCACCATAGTACTGCTTCGATATAACTTCCGCTAAGGAGAGCCCTCAGCGCTCTCCTTACTCTCTGTCTGTTCCATGTCAAAAATGTGTCAATATCAATAAAACTGGTGATTAACGGTTCAACAATGGACACCTATGTGCCATCATTCATGACTTGTTGATTTTTGGTAACCGGTGTCGCTAAGTACTCAGCCATATGGAATCGAACATTTCTGGCTTATTGGGCAGGTGCTATGCAAGGAGCAACGACGGGAGCATAGCAATCTATGTGACCAGAGTTGCAACGCAGTCACAACTGCATGGATGCAGGAGATAGGGTAACGCAGGAGCAGTTACCGAGAGCACCTGAGAATGAGTCAGAAAATATGATTTC
Above is a window of Endozoicomonas montiporae CL-33 DNA encoding:
- a CDS encoding ArsJ-associated glyceraldehyde-3-phosphate dehydrogenase gives rise to the protein MTIKVGINGFGRIGRLALRAAFDWPELEFVQINDAAGDATTLAHLLEFDSVQGRWHQQTQAEDNAILINGKSIRCTQERDISDVDWSGCDVVIEGTGVHRKKALLEQYLDQGVKRVVVTAPVKEEGVLNVVMGVNDHLYDAEQHRIVTAASCTTNCLAPIVKVIQEKLGIERGSMTTIHDLTNTQTILDAPHKDLRRARACGMSLIPTTTGSATAITEIFPELKGRLNGHAVRVPLANASITDMVFDVARDTTAEEVNQLLKDASENELKGILGFEEKPLVSIDYKGDERSTIVDALSTMVVDGRMVKIYAWYDNEMGYSVRTAELVKKVGTA
- a CDS encoding metalloregulator ArsR/SmtB family transcription factor, with product MMADETRLRCLLLLSRSEPLCVQQLVEALDESQPKVSRHLAQMRTMGVLSTRREGQWVYYSVSKELSGWMTKVISNLGQSNCLKQEYQEDIKRLSSSSGTPCC
- the arsJ gene encoding organoarsenical effux MFS transporter ArsJ — protein: MNRLLSSLNRDVRQYLLVTFNYWNFTITDGALRMLVVLHFHALGYQSLEIAMLFLFYEFFGVVTNLVGGWIGARIGLNRTMNVGLVLQILSLCLLAVPSQWLSVPLVMFAQALSGIAKDLNKMSAKTSIKKLVCGEQQGRLYKWVAILTGSKNALKGAGFFIGGALLSLAGFRFAVLAMAAVLAVVLCLSLLWLDKDMGKAKSKAKFSHIFSGQRSINILSAARMFLFGSRDVWFVIALPVYLSTVFDWSHSETGGFMAIWVIGYGLVQGIAPKITGNQAGRLSAIVWAGVLLGVSVFVALGVQWQWHPQFTIVVGLLAFGAVFAINSSLHSYLIVSYAREDGASMDVGFYYMANAMGRLIGTVLSGLMFGIGGLTICLWISSLFIALTAIFSLALPDHRSHHSTASI
- a CDS encoding DUF2860 domain-containing protein, with product MNTRLFVVLVSAFSSPALMAAQSGNWQPGFSGEVSLLTGYSQSKSQFNADYKQTDALDSASKRKSKALFMPLFSLQYTLNEGDSQFYVGSDRADVALGRFHTEIGYRQSLQENGVISASIIPGVIPNKTWQDPFVTGQKRKETDTYIQALRFQFTNIMNSGFSLEVAGGKQKLDKERSGQSDFDTSTQKQLNREGNVYLVEGAYRFPVSRTLFVRTGLNHTRLSADGDAMSYQANALELGLFTRWQQSSMAFNLSYQVSQHDKTSPVFAKKQKDHEWGAFLAYSYAEPFGWNNWELVSLSGYSRKNSNIDFYDEDSLMVSVGMTYKF